A part of Streptomyces sp. NBC_01497 genomic DNA contains:
- a CDS encoding HNH endonuclease has protein sequence MIRIVRPRLPTELEASLLVLTQEMARTPVTERGEQAERMWERKTVRRDVYRPVREALEDMAPGVDCCMYCGNHLADTVDHFVPKSQCGLRTFYWPNLLLACSTCNTRFKGNKYRSDGLVGSLLVDPTREDPFDHLDLGLASGVYRPVEDSPKGEWTIKVCGLNEGKRPRVRAEAWLNLADDLEGWARARADGDRKNMRRKVYRMRTQPFADVCYAALHKAVSGDAPRIFAAEEPGVLELLRDGELRAAFQV, from the coding sequence GTGATCAGGATCGTACGGCCGCGGCTTCCCACCGAACTGGAAGCGTCTTTGCTGGTCCTGACCCAGGAGATGGCCAGGACCCCGGTCACTGAGCGGGGCGAGCAAGCCGAGCGGATGTGGGAGCGCAAGACCGTTCGGCGGGACGTCTACCGGCCGGTCCGCGAAGCCCTGGAGGACATGGCTCCTGGCGTGGACTGCTGCATGTACTGCGGCAATCACCTGGCGGACACGGTGGACCACTTCGTGCCCAAGTCCCAATGTGGCCTTCGGACCTTCTACTGGCCGAATCTCCTGCTGGCCTGCTCCACGTGTAACACGCGCTTCAAGGGCAACAAGTACCGGAGTGACGGTCTTGTCGGCTCGCTGCTTGTGGACCCGACACGCGAGGACCCTTTCGATCACCTGGACCTCGGACTGGCCAGTGGTGTCTACCGCCCGGTCGAGGATTCCCCGAAAGGCGAGTGGACCATCAAGGTGTGCGGCCTGAACGAAGGAAAGCGGCCACGGGTCCGGGCCGAAGCCTGGCTGAACCTGGCAGACGATCTGGAGGGCTGGGCCCGGGCTCGAGCCGACGGAGACCGCAAGAACATGCGCCGCAAGGTCTACCGTATGCGGACCCAGCCGTTTGCCGACGTCTGTTACGCCGCGCTACACAAGGCTGTGTCCGGGGACGCCCCCCGGATCTTCGCTGCGGAGGAGCCCGGGGTCCTCGAACTGCTCCGGGACGGGGAGCTGCGGGCTGCCTTCCAGGTGTGA
- a CDS encoding AAA family ATPase has product MYVTRLRLDGVRGFRGARACDLDFTRPDGSFAGWTVLAGRNGSGKTTLLRAVALALAGPERASRLDGEVEDYLSYGQTRASVELSLRADTSADLGAPARSDPRTVGLVWGPGREPLSAEDTPPTRVRFRPDPGAKTANLLWSSSPPQGWFHAAYGPFRRLSGTGLFERDRQNPDRAEALRTLFEEQSALTESVVWLVSVHTRRLEGEPGAAQLLESVLALLNDDLLPGRFRVEKVSSRGLWLRHADGEGPLVAQWRMSDGLRTVTALVLDLVRQMHAAYGALELRRDNDGRPYLPYPGVVLIDEVDAHLHVSWQQRIGEWFKAHFPAVQFIVTTHSPYICQAADPGGLIRLPSPDEQGPPEVVDEKEYRTIVYGTGDDAVLSDFFGLQSPFSRRAEELREELADLEYEVAAGDADPETVQRFRALRQTLASTQATYVEDSSPRSRRRETDDS; this is encoded by the coding sequence GTGTATGTAACGAGGCTCCGGCTCGACGGCGTGCGCGGGTTCCGCGGCGCTCGGGCCTGCGACCTCGACTTCACGCGTCCGGACGGAAGCTTCGCCGGGTGGACGGTGCTGGCCGGCCGCAACGGTTCCGGGAAGACCACCCTGCTCAGGGCCGTCGCATTGGCTCTGGCCGGTCCTGAACGGGCGAGTCGGCTGGATGGCGAGGTGGAGGACTACCTCTCTTACGGGCAGACCCGGGCGAGTGTGGAGCTTTCCCTCAGAGCGGACACGAGTGCTGACCTCGGGGCTCCTGCCCGCTCTGATCCGCGCACCGTCGGGCTGGTGTGGGGACCGGGCCGAGAGCCGCTCAGCGCGGAGGACACACCTCCGACCCGTGTACGGTTCCGGCCCGACCCGGGTGCCAAGACGGCCAACCTCTTGTGGTCGTCCTCACCGCCGCAGGGCTGGTTCCATGCCGCTTATGGCCCCTTCCGGCGTCTTAGCGGCACCGGCCTGTTTGAGCGGGACCGACAGAACCCAGATCGTGCCGAGGCTCTGCGTACCCTCTTCGAAGAACAGTCGGCACTCACGGAATCGGTGGTCTGGCTCGTCTCCGTGCACACGCGCCGCTTGGAAGGCGAACCCGGGGCGGCACAGCTGCTCGAGTCGGTACTCGCGCTTCTGAACGACGATCTTCTGCCGGGCCGCTTCCGCGTCGAGAAGGTCAGCTCGCGAGGACTGTGGCTGCGGCATGCTGACGGCGAGGGCCCACTCGTCGCGCAGTGGCGGATGAGTGACGGCCTGCGCACTGTCACGGCACTGGTCCTGGATCTTGTGCGGCAGATGCATGCCGCCTACGGGGCACTGGAGCTGCGCCGCGACAACGATGGCAGACCGTATCTGCCATACCCGGGGGTTGTCCTCATCGACGAGGTGGACGCCCATCTCCACGTCTCCTGGCAGCAGCGCATCGGTGAGTGGTTCAAGGCCCACTTCCCTGCGGTGCAGTTCATCGTCACCACGCACAGCCCCTACATCTGTCAGGCTGCGGATCCCGGTGGTCTCATCAGATTGCCCAGCCCGGACGAGCAGGGTCCACCGGAGGTCGTGGACGAGAAGGAGTACCGGACGATCGTCTATGGCACCGGCGACGACGCGGTCCTTTCGGACTTCTTCGGCCTTCAGTCCCCGTTCTCCCGTCGCGCCGAGGAACTGCGGGAGGAACTGGCGGACCTGGAGTACGAGGTCGCAGCTGGGGATGCCGATCCGGAGACAGTGCAACGGTTCCGCGCCCTGCGCCAGACCTTGGCCAGCACTCAGGCGACTTATGTGGAGGATTCCAGCCCGCGGTCCAGGAGGCGGGAGACCGACGACTCGTGA
- a CDS encoding DEAD/DEAH box helicase family protein, with protein sequence MNVAGTQADDRADRALCEAGWRVCAPHERDLRPDAKAVRIIHPHDPGLHVYLLYVDQDLSGLVVAGADTADPRDLIAEADRLAAPLAEKHPKRAWQGRSLPFRYGTNGHVWRFRNALDAERLDGTPAPDAPEGGARSRYVFAPARPAAVARWKRDAARNPEAPTLRARLRRLPTVLLDPQRQLYEAQRRSIEGLENSLAADQPRALIQMATGSGKTYTVVQASHRLLEHANAHRVLFLVDRNNLGDQARDEYRDFVPAGSKKALHEEFPLKHLSGGKSGLADSDKIVITTIQRLWCKLSGQPLPEPGSEGEEGFEADGTAGLTAGRPEVLYSAELPPDYFDFIVIDECHRSIYGTWRPVLEYFDAHIVGLTATPIGPTFAFFNENLVSTYSFEEAVADEVNVDYDVYKISTRISREGSLIRATTSTVAPDGAIEQLNTVLAHVDRVTRTQHWRQQEEDEAYAPSDLNTRVESTGQIRTIIKTFKDNLFTEIFPPQVDLGTGEVVHERKVVPKTLIFAASDRHADAIVDEVLRAWDGVGDGFCKKITSAASRPNKAIRDFRNKPEIRIAVTVDMIATGTDIPALECLVFMRDIRTWSYFEQMKGRGARIIKPEVLKQVTEDALCKDRFVIVDTVGVTEHAMVDARPLVRDGMAETPSLERLLKECEDGRPLSADDVATLAGRLSRLGRRLDDEQLARIEGSAGGRKLTELVTGLVLATDPDRLTGERVRAAVGDAVSGLPQADDLGNAESDPESAEDAIDAMLIEAMRPFMERDALREALLEAARERRWIKIDHLSRDGGVIAEGVTDVMRAERTVTDWRKYMEDQRERFTDLRIAFEERWPLSEVRERIDEVLGLVSPPQQRWTRQRLWKAYVDFGIARNGRRRGAGLPELLSVLRFELGLDGDEFRPYRDTVELRFQEWLARQETAGATFTEDQQEWLRRIVGVVATSATVSLDALDQHAVCRAEGGWSKFREVFEGGPRTPDELIDELDRELGA encoded by the coding sequence GTGAACGTTGCCGGCACGCAGGCGGACGACAGGGCCGATAGAGCTCTGTGTGAGGCCGGATGGCGCGTGTGCGCCCCACATGAGCGTGACCTTAGGCCGGATGCGAAGGCTGTCCGAATCATTCACCCGCACGACCCCGGCCTCCATGTCTACCTCCTCTACGTCGACCAGGACCTGAGCGGCCTCGTCGTGGCTGGAGCGGACACGGCCGATCCTCGCGACCTGATCGCCGAAGCCGACCGACTCGCCGCCCCGCTCGCCGAAAAGCACCCCAAGCGCGCCTGGCAGGGACGCTCCCTGCCCTTCCGCTACGGAACCAACGGCCACGTCTGGCGCTTCCGCAACGCCCTCGACGCCGAACGCCTTGACGGCACGCCTGCTCCCGACGCCCCAGAGGGCGGAGCGCGCAGTCGCTACGTTTTCGCCCCGGCCCGCCCGGCCGCTGTCGCCCGCTGGAAACGCGATGCCGCGCGCAATCCCGAAGCGCCAACCCTGCGAGCCCGACTGCGCCGCCTGCCTACCGTCCTCCTGGATCCACAGCGGCAGTTGTACGAGGCTCAGCGCCGCTCGATCGAGGGTCTGGAGAATTCCCTCGCGGCGGATCAGCCAAGGGCCTTGATCCAGATGGCGACCGGTTCCGGCAAGACGTACACCGTCGTACAGGCGAGCCACCGGCTCCTTGAGCACGCGAACGCCCACCGGGTCCTCTTCCTCGTAGATCGCAACAACCTGGGTGACCAGGCACGCGACGAGTACCGCGACTTCGTCCCGGCGGGTTCGAAGAAGGCTCTGCACGAAGAGTTCCCTCTCAAACACCTCTCGGGCGGGAAGTCGGGCCTGGCCGACTCCGACAAGATTGTGATCACCACAATCCAGAGACTGTGGTGCAAGCTGTCCGGTCAACCCCTGCCGGAACCGGGCAGTGAGGGCGAGGAGGGATTTGAGGCTGATGGCACGGCAGGGCTCACGGCTGGGCGTCCCGAAGTCCTTTACTCGGCCGAGCTCCCGCCCGATTACTTCGACTTCATTGTCATCGACGAGTGTCACCGCTCGATCTACGGGACCTGGCGGCCCGTCCTTGAGTACTTCGACGCGCACATCGTGGGCTTGACCGCGACCCCGATCGGGCCGACATTCGCCTTCTTCAACGAGAACCTCGTCAGCACGTACTCGTTCGAGGAAGCCGTCGCCGACGAGGTCAACGTCGACTACGACGTCTACAAGATCTCGACACGGATCAGCCGTGAGGGCTCGCTGATCCGGGCCACGACGTCAACAGTCGCCCCCGATGGCGCGATCGAGCAGCTGAACACGGTTCTCGCCCACGTAGATCGCGTGACGCGAACACAGCACTGGCGCCAACAGGAGGAGGACGAAGCGTACGCACCGTCCGACCTCAACACGCGCGTGGAGTCCACCGGCCAGATCCGCACGATCATCAAGACCTTCAAGGACAACCTCTTTACGGAGATCTTCCCGCCGCAGGTGGACCTCGGCACCGGCGAGGTTGTCCACGAGCGGAAAGTCGTGCCCAAGACGCTGATCTTCGCGGCAAGCGACAGACACGCAGACGCGATCGTGGACGAGGTGCTTCGCGCGTGGGACGGCGTCGGAGATGGCTTCTGCAAGAAGATCACCAGTGCGGCGTCCCGCCCTAACAAGGCCATCCGAGACTTCCGCAACAAGCCCGAGATCCGGATCGCCGTCACCGTCGACATGATCGCCACTGGTACCGACATCCCTGCTCTGGAGTGCCTCGTCTTCATGCGGGACATCCGAACCTGGTCGTACTTCGAGCAGATGAAAGGCCGCGGTGCTCGGATCATCAAGCCTGAGGTACTGAAACAGGTCACCGAGGACGCTCTGTGCAAGGACCGCTTCGTCATCGTCGACACGGTCGGAGTGACCGAGCACGCCATGGTCGACGCGAGACCGCTCGTACGAGACGGGATGGCAGAGACCCCCAGCCTTGAAAGGCTTCTCAAGGAGTGCGAGGACGGACGTCCGCTGTCGGCTGACGACGTCGCCACGCTGGCCGGCCGTCTCAGCCGTCTCGGCCGGCGCCTGGACGACGAGCAGCTCGCCCGGATCGAAGGCAGTGCGGGTGGCAGGAAGCTGACCGAGCTGGTGACGGGCCTCGTCCTGGCGACCGACCCCGACAGGCTGACAGGGGAGCGAGTGAGGGCCGCTGTGGGGGACGCAGTGTCGGGCCTTCCGCAAGCCGACGACCTGGGGAACGCCGAATCGGACCCGGAATCGGCTGAGGACGCGATCGACGCCATGCTGATCGAGGCGATGCGTCCCTTCATGGAACGGGATGCGCTGCGCGAGGCGCTGCTGGAGGCAGCGAGAGAGCGTCGCTGGATCAAGATCGACCACCTCAGCCGGGACGGCGGTGTGATCGCCGAGGGCGTGACAGATGTCATGCGCGCCGAGCGGACGGTAACGGACTGGCGCAAGTACATGGAGGACCAGCGGGAACGGTTCACCGACCTACGCATCGCCTTCGAGGAACGCTGGCCACTGAGCGAGGTACGGGAGCGGATCGACGAGGTTCTCGGTCTGGTCAGTCCGCCGCAGCAGCGCTGGACTCGCCAGCGGCTCTGGAAGGCGTACGTCGACTTCGGCATTGCGCGTAACGGGCGGCGAAGAGGTGCGGGGCTGCCCGAGCTGCTGTCGGTACTGCGCTTCGAGCTGGGACTCGACGGGGATGAGTTCCGGCCATACCGGGATACCGTGGAGCTCCGCTTCCAGGAGTGGCTCGCGCGGCAGGAGACGGCGGGAGCGACGTTCACGGAGGACCAGCAGGAGTGGCTGCGGCGCATCGTGGGCGTGGTTGCCACCTCGGCAACCGTGTCGTTGGACGCGCTGGACCAGCATGCGGTGTGCCGGGCTGAGGGCGGCTGGAGCAAGTTCAGGGAGGTGTTCGAGGGAGGCCCCCGGACACCGGACGAGCTGATTGATGAACTGGATCGGGAACTGGGTGCGTGA